In a genomic window of Amycolatopsis japonica:
- a CDS encoding helix-turn-helix transcriptional regulator, whose protein sequence is MFEPNRTPVVVRATDPILHNGVCMTLRSRDDVWLVDGETADPTMVALLVTDRLDEAMTQLLSALHHQGFTRIVLIAGEVDDNEILSAIEHGVCAVARRSEAGADVLVRLIKAAAAGEGALPPDLLGRLLHRVSRLQRQVLQPRGLHLGGMSNRETEVLKLVASGFSTQEIADQLCYSQRTVKSILHDVTNRFQLRNRSHAVAYALREGLI, encoded by the coding sequence ATGTTCGAACCGAACCGGACACCGGTGGTCGTCCGCGCGACCGATCCGATCCTGCACAACGGCGTCTGCATGACGCTCCGCTCCCGTGACGACGTCTGGCTGGTGGACGGGGAGACCGCCGACCCGACCATGGTGGCCCTCCTGGTCACCGATCGCCTCGACGAGGCGATGACGCAACTGCTGTCCGCCTTGCACCACCAGGGCTTCACCCGCATCGTGCTCATCGCGGGCGAAGTCGACGACAACGAGATCCTCAGCGCCATCGAACACGGCGTCTGCGCCGTCGCCCGCCGCTCCGAGGCGGGCGCCGACGTCCTGGTCCGGCTGATCAAGGCGGCCGCGGCCGGGGAGGGCGCGCTGCCGCCCGACCTGCTCGGCAGGCTGCTGCACCGGGTCTCACGGCTGCAGCGTCAGGTGCTGCAGCCGCGCGGCCTGCACCTCGGTGGCATGAGCAACCGGGAGACCGAGGTGCTCAAGCTGGTCGCGTCGGGGTTCTCGACGCAGGAGATCGCCGACCAGCTCTGCTACTCGCAGCGCACGGTGAAGAGCATCCTGCACGACGTGACCAACCGGTTCCAGCTCCGGAACCGCTCGCACGCGGTGGCTTACGCACTGCGTGAGGGATTGATCTGA
- a CDS encoding PH domain-containing protein, whose protein sequence is MAYPDDLLSENEHVVVHSHPHFKMLIFPFLALIVTLGVGIWLAVIAKDATAPWDLISEIAIAAVGLGLVVWLFLAPFVRWRTTHFIVTTDRLIAREGVLKRTGIDIPLSRINSVQFEHGLLDRVFGCGTLVIESASDEPLKFDDIPKVERVHTVIYREVNDNPYDDFAPGPQQTEPLPPQGHPPRGNRRR, encoded by the coding sequence GTGGCCTATCCGGACGATTTGCTCAGCGAGAACGAGCACGTCGTGGTGCACAGTCACCCGCATTTCAAGATGCTGATCTTCCCGTTCCTCGCGCTGATCGTCACGCTCGGCGTGGGGATTTGGCTGGCCGTCATCGCGAAGGACGCGACGGCCCCGTGGGACCTGATCTCCGAGATCGCGATCGCCGCGGTCGGGCTCGGTCTCGTCGTATGGCTGTTCCTGGCGCCGTTCGTCCGGTGGCGCACGACGCATTTCATCGTCACCACGGACCGGTTGATCGCCCGCGAGGGTGTGCTCAAGCGGACCGGCATCGACATCCCGCTGTCGCGGATCAACAGCGTCCAGTTCGAGCACGGGCTGCTGGACCGCGTGTTCGGCTGCGGCACGCTGGTGATCGAGTCCGCTTCGGACGAACCGCTGAAGTTCGACGACATCCCCAAGGTCGAGCGCGTGCACACGGTCATCTACCGCGAAGTCAACGACAACCCGTACGACGACTTCGCGCCGGGACCGCAGCAGACCGAGCCGCTGCCGCCGCAGGGGCATCCGCCGCGCGGAAACCGGCGCCGCTGA
- a CDS encoding response regulator transcription factor, producing the protein MVLLAEDDPAIADPLSRALQREGYEVRVVGDGPAALDATESDRVDLLVLDLGLPGMDGLEVCRRLRASGTEVPVLMLTARTDEVDFVVGLDAGADDYVAKPFRLAELLARIRALLRRRAPDVLEAGGVRMDLGARMVTVDLHEVQLANKEFELLRVLMSRAGQVVSRDEILAEVWNDLESKTSKTLDMHMSWLRRKLAIAADEAAGRAGKPGGNGDGERRIATVRGVGFRFNAE; encoded by the coding sequence ATGGTGCTACTCGCCGAGGACGACCCGGCCATCGCCGATCCGCTTTCCCGCGCACTCCAGCGGGAGGGGTACGAGGTGCGGGTCGTCGGCGACGGGCCCGCCGCCCTCGACGCGACCGAGAGCGACCGCGTGGACCTCCTGGTGCTCGATCTCGGCCTCCCGGGGATGGACGGCCTGGAGGTGTGCCGCCGCCTGCGCGCCAGCGGCACCGAAGTGCCCGTGCTGATGCTCACCGCGCGCACGGACGAGGTCGACTTCGTCGTCGGGCTCGACGCCGGCGCCGACGATTACGTCGCCAAGCCGTTCCGGCTGGCCGAACTGCTGGCCCGCATCCGGGCGCTGCTCCGCCGCCGGGCGCCCGACGTGCTCGAAGCCGGGGGAGTGCGGATGGACCTCGGTGCCCGGATGGTCACCGTCGACCTGCACGAGGTGCAGCTGGCGAACAAGGAGTTCGAGCTGCTCCGGGTGCTGATGAGCCGCGCCGGGCAGGTGGTCAGCCGCGACGAGATCCTCGCCGAGGTGTGGAACGACCTCGAATCCAAGACCTCGAAGACACTCGACATGCACATGTCGTGGCTCCGGCGGAAGCTCGCCATCGCGGCCGACGAGGCGGCGGGCCGCGCGGGCAAACCCGGCGGGAACGGCGACGGCGAACGGCGGATAGCCACGGTCCGCGGCGTCGGCTTCCGCTTCAACGCGGAATAG
- a CDS encoding hydroxymethylglutaryl-CoA lyase, with protein MGTRELGLPEKVPSVYSLPERVTIWEVGPRDGLQNEKSIVPVEVKLEFLARLADSGLTTLEATSFVSPKWVPQLADAEQLLAGLDQREGVRYPVLVPNERGLDRALEAGVSHIAIFASATETFAKKNLNSTVDEQFAMFEPVVTRARAAGLDVRGYVSMCFGDPWEGAVPAAQVAGVGKRLLDLGCSQLSLGDTIGVATAGQVETLIGEFAGVDALAVHFHDTYGQALANTLAALRCGVSTVDSSAGGLGGCPYAESATGNLATEDLVWMLDGLGVETGVDLDALVATSKWMAGKLGRPSPSRVVNALAG; from the coding sequence ATGGGCACGCGAGAGCTGGGGCTGCCCGAGAAGGTCCCGTCCGTCTACTCCCTGCCGGAGCGGGTGACGATCTGGGAGGTCGGCCCGCGTGACGGTCTCCAGAACGAGAAGTCGATCGTCCCGGTCGAGGTCAAACTCGAATTCCTGGCCAGGCTCGCCGATTCCGGGCTGACCACGCTCGAGGCGACCAGCTTCGTGAGCCCGAAATGGGTGCCGCAGCTGGCCGACGCCGAGCAGCTCCTGGCCGGGCTCGACCAGCGCGAGGGCGTCCGGTACCCGGTGCTCGTGCCGAACGAGCGCGGGCTGGACAGGGCGCTGGAGGCCGGTGTCTCGCATATCGCGATCTTCGCCAGCGCCACCGAGACCTTCGCCAAGAAGAACCTCAACTCGACGGTCGACGAGCAGTTCGCGATGTTCGAGCCGGTCGTCACCAGGGCGCGGGCCGCGGGGCTCGACGTCCGCGGGTACGTGTCGATGTGCTTCGGCGACCCGTGGGAGGGCGCCGTCCCGGCCGCGCAGGTCGCCGGAGTGGGTAAGCGGCTGCTGGACCTGGGCTGCTCGCAGCTCTCGCTCGGCGACACGATCGGCGTCGCCACCGCGGGTCAGGTCGAGACGCTGATCGGGGAGTTCGCCGGCGTCGACGCCCTGGCCGTCCATTTCCACGACACCTACGGCCAGGCGCTCGCGAACACGTTGGCCGCCCTCCGCTGCGGCGTGTCCACTGTGGACTCTTCGGCCGGCGGTCTCGGCGGCTGCCCGTATGCCGAATCGGCCACCGGGAACCTCGCGACCGAGGATCTCGTGTGGATGCTCGACGGTCTCGGCGTCGAAACCGGTGTCGATCTCGACGCGCTGGTGGCGACGAGCAAGTGGATGGCGGGGAAGCTGGGCAGGCCGAGTCCGTCCCGGGTGGTCAACGCGCTGGCCGGTTGA
- a CDS encoding ATP-binding protein has protein sequence MRRRILLAILLAVAVTAAVLGIPLGITAWQLVENLNRENLASSARGIAATLDSEIAVGQPINLDLVRVAVPQGGLLTVRAQGQIEKRYGSDPGSDVVSERAPIALHGEVELSVPAGPMRTRQTQVTLLVLLLVVLSVGTGTVVATVTARRLAKPLRHVADRAVKLGGGDFRPDPKRYGVGELDMVAEALDASGSALAQLVQRERQLVGDVSHQLRSRLTALQLRLEPLTVHSDQDVVDEAKAAQEQADRLAEALDELLAAARAAREVGAEPVNLPEVLPEVSEEWRQLLRAEGRHLRIRVTDGLRARATPGRLREVVGVLLDNALRHGAGTVTLAARRGDADGTVVIEVADTGSGVPDELAPHIFERGFSGGGSTGVGLALARALIEADGGRLELSSKQPAVFSLFLKVPRPGDVAEVRWPAERVPR, from the coding sequence ATGCGCCGCCGCATCCTCTTGGCGATCCTGCTCGCCGTCGCGGTCACCGCGGCCGTGCTGGGCATCCCGCTGGGGATCACCGCGTGGCAGCTGGTCGAGAACCTCAACCGCGAGAACCTCGCGTCCTCTGCCCGTGGGATAGCGGCGACGCTGGACAGCGAGATCGCCGTCGGCCAGCCGATCAACCTCGACCTGGTCCGGGTCGCCGTGCCGCAGGGCGGTTTGCTGACCGTCCGCGCGCAAGGGCAGATCGAGAAGCGCTACGGCTCCGACCCCGGCTCGGACGTGGTGTCCGAGCGGGCGCCGATCGCGTTGCACGGCGAGGTCGAGCTGTCCGTGCCCGCCGGGCCGATGCGCACCCGCCAGACGCAGGTGACGCTGCTGGTGCTGCTGCTGGTCGTGCTGTCGGTGGGCACCGGCACGGTGGTCGCGACGGTGACCGCGCGAAGGCTGGCGAAACCGCTGAGACACGTCGCGGATCGCGCGGTCAAACTCGGCGGCGGTGATTTCCGGCCGGATCCGAAGCGCTACGGCGTCGGCGAGCTCGACATGGTCGCCGAAGCGCTCGACGCGTCCGGCTCGGCGCTCGCGCAGCTCGTCCAGCGGGAACGCCAGCTCGTCGGCGACGTCTCCCATCAGCTGCGGAGCCGGTTGACCGCGTTGCAGCTGCGGCTCGAACCGCTGACCGTCCACTCCGATCAGGACGTCGTCGACGAGGCGAAGGCCGCGCAGGAACAGGCGGACCGGCTCGCCGAAGCGCTCGACGAACTGCTGGCCGCCGCGCGGGCGGCGCGCGAGGTCGGCGCGGAACCGGTGAACCTGCCGGAAGTGCTCCCCGAGGTTTCCGAAGAGTGGCGGCAGCTGCTTCGCGCCGAGGGCAGGCATCTGCGGATCCGCGTCACCGACGGGCTGCGGGCGAGGGCGACGCCCGGCCGTTTGCGCGAGGTCGTCGGCGTCCTGCTCGACAACGCGCTGCGCCACGGCGCGGGAACGGTCACGCTCGCCGCCCGGCGCGGCGACGCGGACGGCACCGTCGTCATCGAGGTCGCCGACACCGGCTCCGGGGTGCCCGACGAGCTGGCGCCGCATATCTTCGAACGCGGGTTCTCCGGCGGCGGGTCGACCGGTGTCGGGCTCGCGCTCGCCCGCGCGCTCATCGAGGCCGACGGCGGCAGGCTGGAGCTGTCGAGCAAGCAGCCGGCGGTGTTCAGCCTCTTCCTGAAGGTGCCCCGGCCGGGAGACGTGGCCGAGGTGCGGTGGCCCGCCGAGCGGGTCCCTCGCTAA
- the hisN gene encoding histidinol-phosphatase, with amino-acid sequence MTVPGYENDLELATRLADAADAITTARFRALDLAVERKPDRTPVTDADTAVEDAIRAILATDRPDDAVLGEERGGTAATGRAWVLDPIDGTKNFLRGVPVWATLIALVEDGDPVVGMISAPLLGRRWWAATGDGAWMSDSAGERRISVSKVASLEDAYLSTTDLNSWVEYHSREKYIDLVDACWESRAFGDFWHHCLVAEGAIDVTAECIVNPWDVAAAQVLVTEAGGRFSDLNGEARYDNGSALSTNGLLHDEVLAILKR; translated from the coding sequence GTGACCGTGCCCGGCTACGAGAATGATCTTGAACTCGCCACTCGGCTGGCCGACGCCGCCGACGCCATCACCACCGCCCGGTTCCGCGCGCTCGACCTGGCCGTGGAACGCAAACCCGACCGGACGCCGGTCACCGACGCGGACACCGCCGTCGAGGACGCCATCCGCGCGATCCTCGCCACGGACCGGCCGGACGACGCCGTGCTCGGCGAGGAACGGGGTGGCACCGCCGCGACCGGACGCGCCTGGGTGCTCGACCCGATCGACGGGACCAAGAACTTCCTGCGCGGCGTCCCGGTGTGGGCGACGCTGATCGCGCTGGTCGAAGACGGCGACCCCGTGGTGGGCATGATCAGCGCACCGCTGCTCGGCCGCCGCTGGTGGGCCGCGACCGGCGACGGCGCCTGGATGAGCGACTCCGCCGGGGAACGCCGCATCTCGGTGTCGAAGGTCGCGTCGCTCGAAGACGCGTATCTGTCCACAACGGACCTGAACTCGTGGGTGGAGTACCACTCACGCGAGAAGTACATCGACCTCGTCGACGCGTGCTGGGAAAGCCGCGCCTTCGGCGATTTCTGGCACCACTGCCTGGTCGCCGAGGGCGCGATCGACGTCACCGCGGAATGCATCGTGAACCCGTGGGACGTCGCCGCGGCCCAGGTGCTGGTCACCGAGGCCGGTGGCCGCTTCAGCGACCTGAACGGCGAGGCGCGCTACGACAACGGGTCGGCGCTTTCGACGAACGGGCTGCTCCACGACGAGGTCTTGGCGATCCTGAAGCGCTGA
- a CDS encoding response regulator produces the protein MNERLRVLVVDDHPLFRFGVCTLLDNEPLIDVVGEAASGAHAISAASALAPDVVVMDLHLPDISGAEATRHIVAERPGVGVLMLTMADESESVFSAMRAGARGYLLKDAEPDEIIRAVHAVARREAIFGPDIATRVLGFFNHTQPTTDTVFPELTVREREVLSLIAGGHSNTAIASTLCLSPKTVRNHISNVFSKLHVADRAEAIVRAREAGLGR, from the coding sequence ATGAACGAACGCCTTCGCGTGCTCGTGGTCGACGACCATCCGCTGTTCCGGTTCGGGGTCTGCACACTGCTCGACAACGAACCGCTGATCGACGTGGTCGGCGAGGCCGCGAGCGGCGCGCACGCGATCAGCGCGGCGAGCGCGCTCGCGCCCGACGTCGTGGTCATGGACCTGCATTTACCCGATATCAGCGGTGCCGAGGCGACCCGGCACATCGTCGCCGAACGGCCCGGCGTCGGCGTGCTCATGCTGACGATGGCCGACGAAAGCGAATCCGTTTTCTCCGCGATGCGGGCCGGAGCCCGCGGATATCTGCTGAAAGACGCGGAACCCGACGAAATCATTCGTGCCGTGCACGCCGTCGCGAGGCGCGAAGCGATCTTCGGGCCCGACATCGCGACGCGGGTTCTCGGCTTCTTCAACCACACTCAGCCGACCACGGACACGGTGTTCCCGGAACTCACCGTCCGCGAACGAGAGGTCCTCTCGCTCATCGCGGGCGGGCACAGCAACACCGCCATCGCCAGCACACTGTGTCTCAGCCCGAAGACCGTGCGGAACCATATTTCGAACGTCTTCAGCAAGCTTCACGTCGCGGATCGCGCCGAAGCGATCGTGCGCGCCCGTGAAGCGGGGCTGGGTCGCTGA
- a CDS encoding TNT domain-containing protein, which produces MTDPSEAGTGPIRLPVEYDAPTPPHGARAPYAPSPWPPSVAPLRVPFPPKPAAPPPMGALRTERESVIALFLVHMFPIGHLPVAMGKPARQLPLPDGGSGPQDHPEADVLDDLDALSHVSSGFRRSPTTPAAVPPPELTRGHHPWGEMSEEDWKERFMTGTGYLWPSDGDPATPTMLEAGTHVDRFGDQHGRVFAEDATLFPMRSLPPDQAGAYRRYRVVRPLPVWRSVTAGWFGQPGGGVRFRTVLGADELVTLGFLADVTGEVR; this is translated from the coding sequence GTGACCGATCCGAGCGAGGCCGGAACGGGCCCGATCCGGCTGCCCGTCGAGTACGACGCCCCGACACCACCGCACGGGGCTCGCGCTCCGTACGCGCCTTCGCCGTGGCCGCCTTCGGTGGCGCCTTTGCGGGTGCCTTTCCCGCCGAAGCCCGCCGCCCCGCCGCCCATGGGGGCGTTACGGACGGAACGCGAGAGCGTGATCGCGCTGTTCCTCGTGCACATGTTCCCCATCGGGCATCTCCCGGTCGCGATGGGCAAACCCGCGCGTCAGTTGCCGCTGCCCGACGGCGGTTCCGGCCCGCAGGACCATCCCGAGGCGGACGTGCTCGACGACCTGGACGCGTTGTCCCACGTCAGCAGCGGTTTCCGTCGTTCGCCGACGACTCCGGCCGCCGTTCCGCCACCGGAGTTGACCAGGGGACACCATCCGTGGGGCGAAATGTCCGAAGAGGACTGGAAAGAGCGCTTCATGACCGGAACGGGCTATCTGTGGCCGTCCGACGGCGATCCGGCGACGCCGACGATGCTCGAGGCCGGTACTCATGTCGACCGTTTCGGGGATCAGCACGGCCGGGTGTTCGCGGAGGACGCGACCCTGTTCCCCATGCGCTCGCTGCCGCCGGACCAGGCCGGTGCCTACCGGCGTTACCGCGTCGTCCGGCCGCTGCCGGTCTGGCGTTCGGTGACCGCCGGATGGTTCGGGCAGCCGGGCGGCGGAGTGCGCTTTCGCACGGTGCTCGGCGCCGATGAACTCGTCACGCTGGGCTTCCTGGCGGACGTCACGGGGGAGGTTCGGTGA
- a CDS encoding biotin--[acetyl-CoA-carboxylase] ligase: protein MSETGALDAGRLSAALSGRYAAIQVVASTGSTNADLREAAAKGAEDRTVLIAEEQTAGVGRRARHWSSPKGSGLYVSVLLRPGGVPFANLGSLSVVAGLAVREVAEGLGVDAVLKWPNDVLAGPDRAKCAGILAEAVAGDDTTVILGVGVNVLPLGESVPAGPGGLPATSLAEQGATETDRAEIAVRLLTAFDELERRWRLAGGSLAEAGLLGDYRRYCATLGQDVEVQLPDGSALTGRAADIDPAGQLQVDVPGGERYTVFAGDVVHVRPAKA from the coding sequence ATGAGTGAGACGGGAGCGCTCGACGCCGGGCGTCTGAGTGCCGCGCTGTCCGGCCGGTACGCCGCGATCCAGGTCGTGGCGAGCACCGGGTCCACCAACGCCGACCTGCGAGAAGCCGCCGCGAAGGGGGCTGAAGACCGCACTGTGCTGATCGCCGAGGAGCAGACGGCCGGGGTCGGCCGCCGCGCCCGGCACTGGTCTTCGCCGAAGGGATCGGGCCTCTACGTCAGTGTGCTGCTGCGCCCGGGCGGCGTCCCGTTCGCCAATTTGGGTTCACTTTCCGTGGTCGCGGGCCTCGCGGTCCGGGAGGTCGCCGAGGGGCTGGGCGTCGACGCCGTCCTGAAGTGGCCGAACGACGTGCTCGCCGGCCCGGACCGTGCCAAATGCGCGGGCATCCTGGCGGAGGCCGTCGCCGGTGACGACACCACCGTGATCCTCGGCGTCGGCGTGAACGTGCTGCCGCTCGGCGAGAGCGTCCCGGCCGGGCCCGGTGGCCTGCCCGCGACCTCGCTGGCCGAGCAGGGGGCGACGGAGACCGACCGCGCCGAGATCGCCGTCCGGCTGCTCACCGCGTTCGACGAGCTCGAACGCCGTTGGCGGCTCGCGGGCGGATCCCTGGCCGAGGCCGGCCTGCTCGGGGATTACCGGCGGTACTGCGCCACGCTGGGCCAGGACGTCGAGGTCCAGCTGCCCGACGGCTCGGCGCTCACCGGCCGCGCCGCCGACATCGATCCCGCCGGCCAGCTCCAGGTCGACGTTCCCGGTGGTGAGCGGTACACGGTGTTCGCCGGAGACGTCGTCCACGTGCGGCCCGCCAAGGCCTGA
- a CDS encoding NAD(P)H-binding protein: MILVLGSTGKIGRELVPALLDRGARVRALTRDPSRARIDPRAEVAVGDLDAFEPALLDGVERVFVLTSGHGSDPLAQEQAVLKAATGVSHVVKLSTTGVHFGQTDPISLVHAEAERAVREAGPDWTILRPGTFMDNRFAWLHAVRGDGVIRVPEGDPASALVHVRDIAEVAATVLTGDGHAGKTYPLTGGEALTTRQQVEILGDALGRRLTYVEEPEAASRARMLGFGWPASAVDGIFELKRQSAGKEEIVFDTVRELLGRAPLTFADWAREHAASFA, encoded by the coding sequence ATGATCCTCGTTCTCGGTTCCACCGGCAAAATCGGCCGCGAACTCGTTCCCGCGCTGCTGGACAGGGGCGCTCGAGTCCGTGCCCTGACGCGCGATCCCTCCCGTGCCCGGATCGATCCGCGTGCCGAAGTCGCCGTCGGTGACCTCGACGCCTTCGAACCGGCGCTGCTCGACGGCGTCGAGCGCGTGTTCGTGCTGACCTCCGGCCACGGCTCGGACCCGCTCGCCCAGGAACAAGCCGTGCTCAAGGCCGCCACCGGCGTCTCGCACGTCGTCAAGCTCTCCACCACCGGCGTCCACTTCGGACAGACAGACCCGATCTCCCTCGTGCACGCCGAGGCCGAGCGGGCCGTGCGCGAGGCCGGGCCGGACTGGACGATCCTGCGCCCCGGCACGTTCATGGACAATCGGTTCGCCTGGTTGCACGCCGTTCGCGGCGACGGCGTCATCCGCGTCCCCGAAGGCGATCCGGCGTCCGCGCTGGTGCACGTCCGCGACATCGCCGAGGTCGCCGCGACGGTGCTGACCGGCGACGGACACGCGGGCAAGACCTATCCGCTCACCGGCGGCGAAGCGCTCACGACGCGGCAGCAGGTCGAGATCCTGGGCGACGCGCTCGGGCGGCGGTTGACCTACGTCGAGGAGCCCGAAGCCGCTTCGCGCGCCCGGATGCTCGGGTTCGGCTGGCCCGCTTCGGCGGTCGACGGGATCTTCGAGCTCAAACGGCAGTCCGCCGGGAAGGAGGAGATCGTGTTCGACACCGTCCGCGAACTCCTCGGCCGGGCGCCGCTGACGTTCGCGGACTGGGCTCGCGAGCACGCCGCTTCCTTCGCCTGA
- a CDS encoding MDR family MFS transporter: protein MSTTLGAPPRARNTLALVGLFAAVFLAMLDAQVVATALPRMVGELGGATSFAWVTTSYLLAGSVSAPVYGKLGDLFGRKRVVLVAIALFVLGSLACTLAPTMPLLIAARVLQGIGSGGLFVAVAAIIGELFPGREGARYFAWFSICFAGSSLAGPVVGGVLTDLAGWRSIFGLNVPIGLVAFGVVARFLRLERRRTAAPFDFAGIVVLSGAIVGLTLATPLSASIGAVLLVAFLLIERRAAEPVVPLRLFRSRMFSLSVLASAAAGFVFLGSVNYLALFLQTAGGAGPSEAGLLLLPMTLAVAASSMVAGRVIAKTGAYRWAPILSMTLGLAAALAMSTMDETTPLPLVVAYLVVFGAAAGLNMQVLSMAAQQNVARTDLGAVSATVGFLRSLGTTAGLTVFGAVFTNAFTDDSPAGYSSALGGVFWVMVPALAVGLVASLFLPRVSLRRNH from the coding sequence TTGAGCACCACTCTCGGCGCGCCTCCGCGCGCCCGAAACACCCTTGCCCTCGTCGGGCTCTTCGCCGCCGTGTTCCTGGCGATGCTCGACGCCCAGGTCGTCGCGACCGCCCTGCCCCGCATGGTCGGCGAGCTCGGCGGAGCCACGTCGTTCGCCTGGGTCACCACGTCCTACCTGCTGGCCGGCAGCGTCAGCGCGCCCGTCTACGGGAAGCTCGGCGATCTCTTCGGCCGCAAGCGCGTCGTCCTCGTCGCGATCGCGCTGTTCGTCCTCGGCTCCCTCGCCTGCACCCTCGCGCCGACGATGCCGCTGCTGATCGCCGCCCGCGTCCTGCAGGGCATCGGCTCCGGCGGCCTGTTCGTCGCGGTCGCCGCGATCATCGGCGAACTGTTCCCCGGTCGCGAAGGCGCTCGCTACTTCGCCTGGTTCTCGATCTGCTTCGCCGGGTCCTCGCTGGCGGGCCCTGTCGTCGGCGGCGTCCTGACCGACCTCGCGGGCTGGCGGTCGATCTTCGGCCTCAACGTGCCGATCGGCCTGGTCGCGTTCGGTGTCGTCGCACGCTTCCTGCGGCTCGAACGACGCCGGACCGCCGCACCGTTCGACTTCGCGGGCATCGTCGTCCTGTCCGGCGCGATCGTCGGCCTGACCCTGGCGACTCCGCTGTCGGCGTCGATCGGCGCGGTGCTGCTCGTCGCCTTCCTGCTCATCGAGCGCCGCGCGGCCGAACCGGTCGTCCCGCTCCGGCTGTTCCGCTCCAGGATGTTCAGCCTGAGCGTGCTGGCCAGTGCCGCGGCCGGGTTCGTCTTCCTCGGTTCGGTCAACTACCTCGCGCTGTTCCTGCAGACCGCGGGTGGCGCCGGGCCGTCCGAAGCCGGGCTCCTGCTGCTGCCGATGACGCTCGCGGTCGCCGCGTCGTCGATGGTCGCGGGCCGCGTCATCGCCAAGACCGGCGCTTACCGCTGGGCGCCGATCCTCAGCATGACCCTCGGCCTCGCCGCCGCGCTCGCGATGTCCACAATGGACGAAACAACGCCGTTGCCGCTCGTCGTCGCCTATCTCGTCGTGTTCGGCGCGGCCGCCGGGCTCAACATGCAGGTGCTTTCCATGGCGGCACAGCAGAACGTCGCCAGGACCGACCTCGGCGCCGTTTCGGCGACCGTCGGCTTCCTTCGCTCCCTCGGCACCACTGCCGGGCTGACCGTTTTCGGCGCCGTGTTCACGAACGCCTTCACCGATGACAGTCCCGCCGGCTACTCGTCCGCGCTCGGCGGCGTGTTCTGGGTAATGGTCCCCGCCCTCGCCGTCGGCCTCGTCGCTTCCCTCTTCCTGCCGCGCGTTTCCTTGCGGCGCAACCACTAA
- a CDS encoding GtrA family protein, which yields MTVVESVLSRTPEPLRSVLIKHRELLKFAIVGGTTFLVDNGVWYLLKLSVLESKPTTAKAIAIIVATIVSYILNREWSFRTRGGRERHHEAALFFVISGIAVVVNLIPLYTSRYIFDLEVPHVTRFVQEFADFTSGSIIGMLLAMFFRFWGFKKWVFPDELGKRRRDSDEPDDDVVPLH from the coding sequence GAGCCGCTCCGATCCGTGCTGATCAAGCACCGTGAGCTGTTGAAGTTCGCGATCGTGGGCGGCACGACGTTCCTGGTCGACAACGGCGTCTGGTACCTGCTGAAACTCAGCGTGCTGGAGTCGAAGCCGACCACGGCGAAGGCGATCGCGATCATCGTCGCGACGATCGTGTCGTACATCCTCAACCGCGAATGGTCCTTCCGCACCCGCGGCGGCCGCGAGCGGCATCACGAGGCGGCGCTCTTCTTCGTGATCAGCGGGATCGCCGTGGTGGTCAACCTGATCCCGCTCTACACGTCGCGCTACATCTTCGATCTCGAAGTGCCGCACGTGACGCGGTTCGTCCAGGAGTTCGCGGACTTCACGAGCGGGTCGATCATCGGCATGCTGCTGGCGATGTTCTTCCGCTTCTGGGGTTTCAAGAAGTGGGTCTTCCCCGATGAGCTGGGCAAACGCCGCCGGGACAGCGACGAGCCGGACGACGACGTCGTTCCGCTCCACTGA